A genome region from Halorussus pelagicus includes the following:
- a CDS encoding translation initiation factor IF-2 subunit gamma, with translation MTGNYAQPEVNIGLVGHVDHGKTTLVQALSGEWTDQHSEEMKRGISIRLGYADATFRQCPDLDEPERYTVDETCPDGSESEPLRTVSFVDAPGHETLMATMLSGAAIMDGAVLVVSATDPVPQAQTEEHLMALDIIGIENIVIAQNKVDLVDREQAERNYEEIQEFVEGTVAEDAPVVPISAQQEVNIDLLIQAVEDEIPTPERDPDADPRMHVARSFDINRPGTEWDGLVGGVLGGSLVEGKLTDGDEIELRPGREVEEGGETRWESIETDVRSLQAGSDTVEEVTPGGLLGVGTGLDPSLTKGDALAGQVAGTPGTLPPTWEKFTMEVDLLERLVGLDDQDIDDISTGEPLMLTIGTATTVGSVTSAREGECEVALKRPVCAPEGAQIAINRRIGARWRLIGVGTLTG, from the coding sequence TTGACAGGAAATTACGCCCAACCGGAGGTGAACATCGGACTGGTCGGTCACGTAGACCACGGAAAGACGACGCTCGTGCAGGCGCTTTCCGGCGAATGGACCGACCAACACTCCGAGGAGATGAAGCGTGGCATCTCCATCCGGCTCGGGTACGCAGACGCCACGTTCCGGCAGTGTCCGGACCTCGACGAGCCAGAGCGATACACGGTAGACGAGACGTGCCCCGACGGCAGCGAGAGCGAGCCGCTCCGGACTGTCTCGTTCGTGGACGCACCGGGCCACGAGACGCTAATGGCGACGATGCTTTCGGGCGCGGCCATCATGGACGGCGCGGTGTTGGTCGTTTCTGCGACCGACCCCGTCCCGCAGGCCCAGACCGAAGAGCACCTGATGGCGCTGGACATCATCGGCATCGAGAACATCGTCATCGCACAGAACAAGGTCGATCTCGTTGACCGCGAGCAGGCCGAGCGCAACTACGAGGAGATTCAGGAGTTCGTGGAGGGAACCGTCGCCGAAGACGCGCCGGTCGTCCCCATCTCGGCCCAGCAGGAGGTCAACATCGACCTCCTGATTCAGGCGGTCGAAGACGAGATTCCCACGCCCGAGCGCGACCCGGACGCGGACCCGCGGATGCACGTCGCCCGAAGCTTCGACATCAACCGCCCCGGCACGGAGTGGGACGGTCTCGTCGGCGGCGTCCTCGGCGGCAGTCTGGTCGAAGGCAAACTGACCGACGGCGACGAAATCGAGCTTCGCCCCGGCCGCGAGGTCGAAGAGGGCGGAGAAACGCGCTGGGAGTCCATCGAGACCGACGTGCGCTCGCTTCAGGCGGGCAGCGACACGGTCGAAGAGGTGACGCCCGGCGGTCTGCTCGGCGTCGGCACGGGTCTCGACCCGAGTCTGACGAAGGGCGACGCGCTGGCGGGACAGGTCGCCGGAACGCCCGGCACGCTCCCACCGACGTGGGAGAAGTTCACGATGGAAGTGGACCTGCTCGAACGCCTCGTCGGACTTGACGATCAGGACATCGACGACATCTCGACCGGCGAACCGCTGATGCTCACCATCGGCACCGCGACGACGGTCGGCTCCGTGACCAGCGCCCGCGAAGGCGAGTGCGAGGTCGCGCTCAAGCGCCCCGTCTGTGCGCCCGAAGGTGCCCAGATCGCCATCAACCGCCGCATCGGCGCTCGCTGGCGGCTCATCGGGGTCGGCACCCTCACCGGATAG
- a CDS encoding DUF188 domain-containing protein: MVDTVAMDTSALMMPVEADVRVFEELERLLGEFECAVPRAVCEELSKLSDGASAEAVAASVGADLATERCRVVEHEASYADDVLVELAPEFDYVVTNDGPLKKRLLDAGAPVIHIRGRNKLAISKP; encoded by the coding sequence ATGGTCGATACGGTCGCCATGGACACCAGCGCGCTCATGATGCCCGTCGAAGCCGACGTACGGGTTTTCGAGGAGCTAGAGCGCCTGCTGGGCGAGTTCGAGTGCGCGGTTCCGCGCGCGGTCTGCGAGGAACTGTCGAAGCTCTCGGACGGCGCGAGCGCGGAGGCCGTCGCGGCCAGCGTCGGCGCGGACTTGGCGACCGAGCGGTGTCGAGTCGTCGAACACGAAGCATCGTACGCAGACGACGTACTCGTCGAACTCGCCCCCGAGTTCGACTACGTCGTCACGAACGACGGTCCCCTCAAGAAGCGTCTGCTCGACGCGGGCGCACCGGTAATTCATATAAGGGGCCGGAACAAACTCGCAATTAGCAAACCTTAG
- a CDS encoding DNA-directed RNA polymerase, whose product MYKRVRLKDTVEVPPEHLADVTPNLVKKLLQDKLEGRMDEDVGSVVSVVNVNDIGDGAVLPNRPGVYYEAEFDAVTFDPKMQEVVDGEIVEVVSFGAFVGIGPVDGLLHVSQISDEYLAYDEEGQMLASRESNRTLGVGDSVRARIVTKSIDERNPRESKIGLTAKQVGLGKHGWLKEEREKRQATTESE is encoded by the coding sequence ATGTACAAACGGGTCAGACTCAAGGATACGGTCGAGGTCCCCCCAGAACACCTCGCGGACGTGACGCCGAATCTAGTGAAGAAGCTGCTGCAGGACAAGTTAGAGGGTCGAATGGACGAAGACGTTGGAAGCGTCGTCAGTGTCGTGAACGTCAACGACATCGGCGACGGCGCGGTGCTTCCGAACCGGCCGGGCGTCTACTACGAAGCGGAGTTCGACGCGGTCACCTTCGACCCCAAGATGCAGGAAGTCGTGGACGGAGAGATCGTGGAAGTGGTCAGCTTCGGTGCCTTCGTCGGTATCGGACCGGTTGACGGCCTGCTCCACGTCTCCCAGATTTCCGACGAGTACCTCGCCTACGACGAAGAGGGCCAGATGCTCGCCTCCCGCGAGTCGAACCGCACGCTCGGCGTCGGCGACTCGGTGCGGGCGCGCATCGTCACGAAGAGTATCGACGAACGGAATCCGCGCGAGAGCAAAATCGGGCTTACCGCAAAGCAGGTCGGTCTCGGCAAGCACGGTTGGCTCAAAGAGGAGCGCGAGAAGCGACAAGCGACCACAGAGAGTGAGTAA
- the spt4 gene encoding transcription elongation factor subunit Spt4: MASDRLACRECHAVADPDEDTCPICGSTSLTEDWAGYVIIAHPDESEIAEEMEVTKAGKYALKVR, from the coding sequence ATGGCCAGTGACCGTCTCGCCTGCCGCGAATGTCACGCCGTGGCCGACCCCGACGAGGACACCTGTCCCATCTGTGGCTCGACCAGTCTCACCGAGGACTGGGCCGGGTACGTCATTATCGCCCATCCCGACGAGAGCGAAATCGCCGAGGAGATGGAAGTGACGAAAGCCGGAAAGTACGCGCTGAAGGTCCGATAA